One window from the genome of Gimesia aquarii encodes:
- a CDS encoding DUF2726 domain-containing protein, giving the protein MPANENPQGCLTAILKIFGIDLGATSQSNKTLPYRLRDDFLSPAEFSFYCVLKKAVQEEFTICTKVNLSDLFFVPRSKESRSFLNKIDRKHVDFLLCEVATMRPLLGVELDDASHSRKDRIERDQFVDSVFEAASLTLLRVPAAKTYRVSDIAGSIQQKVASQTSLKAEFKRKPEKPICPKCETPMVLRTAKKGNQQGQKFWGCHNYPKCREVIRP; this is encoded by the coding sequence ATGCCTGCTAACGAGAATCCTCAAGGTTGCCTTACGGCAATATTGAAGATATTTGGGATCGATTTAGGAGCTACTTCACAATCAAATAAAACACTTCCGTATCGATTACGAGATGATTTTCTTTCACCTGCTGAATTCTCATTTTATTGCGTTCTCAAAAAGGCGGTTCAAGAAGAGTTTACTATTTGCACGAAAGTTAACTTAAGTGATCTCTTTTTTGTTCCAAGATCGAAAGAGAGCCGTAGTTTTCTGAATAAGATAGATCGTAAACATGTTGACTTTCTATTATGTGAGGTAGCTACCATGAGACCCCTACTTGGAGTGGAGCTTGACGACGCGAGCCACTCTCGAAAAGATCGGATAGAGCGGGATCAGTTTGTTGATTCTGTTTTCGAAGCAGCAAGTCTTACTCTTTTGCGCGTTCCAGCGGCAAAGACATATCGTGTTTCAGATATTGCTGGCTCCATACAGCAGAAGGTAGCAAGTCAGACATCACTTAAAGCAGAATTCAAACGTAAGCCTGAGAAACCAATCTGTCCTAAGTGTGAAACACCGATGGTGCTTCGAACGGCTAAAAAAGGGAATCAGCAAGGACAGAAATTCTGGGGATGTCATAATTATCCGAAGTGTAGAGAAGTAATCAGACCGTAA
- a CDS encoding DUF1501 domain-containing protein, with protein MLRLEDQPVRLCDKVPRRSFMQIGGLAMGGLSLPQILKAQAQSGKPSSHKAVIMIFLAGGPPHQDMFDLKPDAPAEVRGEFKPINTNVPGIQISELMPRVAGMMDKFSIIRSLVGAEGRHDSFECCTGHHFRSAQPQGGWPALGSALSKVEGPVNPTVPPYIDLSHTMAHHPWNIKSSGFLGLEHAPFRPDGRVMENMTLNSISPARLNERAHLLKGLDRFRNVAETRLTDGTYDGHTKQALEVLSSSRLVEALDLEKEDPKVRARYGKDSPKVLNYSLDKGYQAIMSRFLLARRAVEAGARCVTCSFAHFDWHGNNFAYARKVVPLLDQGVAALVEDLHERGMDQDVTVIVWGEFGRTPKINPRAGRDHWPRVHAALMAGGGMQNGQVIGSTNRLAEEAVDRPVHMQEVFATLYHNLGIDVASTTIEDNTGRPQYLIDQQTPIRELV; from the coding sequence ATGCTCAGACTTGAAGATCAACCAGTTCGTTTGTGCGACAAAGTGCCTAGACGTTCCTTTATGCAAATTGGTGGTCTGGCGATGGGAGGGCTCTCCCTACCTCAAATTTTGAAAGCACAGGCACAAAGCGGAAAACCGTCATCTCACAAAGCTGTGATCATGATCTTTCTGGCGGGCGGGCCTCCGCATCAGGATATGTTTGACTTGAAACCTGATGCGCCCGCTGAGGTACGGGGCGAGTTCAAACCGATCAATACGAACGTACCCGGCATTCAAATCAGCGAACTCATGCCACGTGTGGCTGGTATGATGGATAAGTTTTCAATCATCCGCTCTCTCGTCGGCGCGGAAGGCCGCCATGATTCATTTGAGTGTTGCACAGGTCACCACTTCCGCAGCGCACAACCTCAAGGTGGCTGGCCTGCATTGGGTTCAGCGCTCTCCAAAGTGGAAGGACCGGTGAATCCCACAGTCCCTCCTTACATCGATTTATCACACACGATGGCTCATCACCCCTGGAACATAAAAAGTTCTGGGTTCCTGGGACTAGAACATGCTCCGTTTCGACCGGACGGACGTGTGATGGAAAACATGACGCTCAATTCCATCTCCCCTGCCCGCTTGAATGAACGTGCCCACTTGTTAAAGGGACTCGATCGTTTTCGCAACGTCGCTGAAACGCGGCTGACCGACGGAACCTACGATGGACATACAAAACAGGCTTTAGAAGTTCTCTCCTCATCCCGGTTAGTAGAAGCTCTTGATCTGGAAAAAGAAGATCCCAAGGTTCGAGCGCGCTACGGCAAAGACAGCCCCAAGGTTTTGAACTATTCGCTCGACAAAGGCTATCAAGCCATCATGTCCCGCTTTCTGTTGGCACGCCGCGCAGTTGAAGCGGGTGCCCGATGTGTGACTTGCAGCTTTGCGCATTTCGATTGGCACGGCAATAACTTTGCGTATGCCAGAAAGGTTGTCCCTTTACTCGATCAGGGTGTGGCGGCATTGGTCGAAGACCTCCATGAACGTGGTATGGATCAAGATGTCACCGTTATCGTCTGGGGTGAATTTGGAAGAACTCCGAAAATCAATCCCAGAGCGGGCCGCGACCATTGGCCGCGCGTGCATGCCGCATTAATGGCAGGCGGCGGAATGCAAAACGGGCAAGTCATTGGTTCTACAAACCGACTGGCAGAAGAAGCCGTTGACCGCCCCGTCCATATGCAGGAAGTCTTCGCAACACTCTATCACAACCTGGGAATCGACGTCGCTTCGACCACCATCGAAGACAACACCGGCCGTCCGCAATATTTAATCGACCAGCAGACACCGATTCGCGAATTGGTCTGA
- a CDS encoding response regulator, whose translation MGQSILLVDDEPSILKCVRRVLRPLEKKDIVILTSTSAEKAIELIEMHQIDVVVTDENMIGMSGTELLSWITEHSPETKRIVLTGDNSISTAKRAINEGGINAFLTKPFRNAELIETVLSVIQAKDQETRVQAIQKTTILELSEKVEEFIFPNLEC comes from the coding sequence ATGGGACAATCTATTCTGCTTGTTGATGATGAACCTAGCATTCTAAAATGTGTTCGTAGAGTGTTACGGCCACTAGAGAAAAAAGACATCGTCATCTTGACCAGCACTTCAGCCGAAAAAGCAATTGAACTCATTGAAATGCATCAAATCGATGTGGTTGTGACTGATGAAAATATGATTGGCATGTCGGGAACGGAATTATTGTCGTGGATTACTGAGCACTCGCCGGAGACCAAACGAATTGTTTTAACCGGTGACAATTCCATCTCGACCGCAAAGCGTGCCATTAATGAGGGAGGCATTAACGCATTTCTGACGAAGCCCTTTAGAAATGCAGAATTAATCGAGACGGTTCTTTCTGTGATACAAGCGAAAGACCAGGAAACTCGGGTTCAGGCAATTCAGAAAACGACGATACTTGAACTTTCAGAAAAAGTAGAAGAGTTCATTTTTCCAAATCTTGAGTGTTGA
- a CDS encoding response regulator has product MNQKTILCVDDEINVLRSLKRLLRNEDYQLITANSGTEGLAVLAEQQVSVVISDQRMPEMTGTEFLLQVKEKYPECVRVVLSGYADAATILDSINKGAIYRFLTKPWNDEEIRITIRQCLRQYELLEENRNLTQEIKLQNAELSKLNQRLEDLVGKSTQSLHFSQEVLANIPIPVIGISAEGIIVLVNEAVDQMFPELRDIHLGSDIKDAFSNEIYVTVSDCLSGTKPAETDSLDVFGKQVLAHCKRLTNGEELRGCVLALEEKP; this is encoded by the coding sequence ATGAATCAAAAAACCATCTTATGTGTTGATGATGAAATCAATGTGCTTCGATCTCTCAAACGATTATTGAGAAATGAAGACTATCAGCTAATCACTGCCAATAGTGGTACTGAAGGACTTGCTGTACTTGCAGAGCAACAAGTCAGTGTTGTGATTTCTGATCAACGCATGCCTGAAATGACCGGAACTGAATTTCTCTTACAAGTCAAAGAAAAATATCCAGAATGCGTACGTGTCGTCCTTTCTGGATACGCTGATGCTGCGACTATCCTTGATTCCATCAACAAAGGTGCCATTTACCGTTTTTTAACGAAGCCCTGGAATGATGAAGAGATTCGAATCACAATCAGACAGTGCTTAAGACAGTATGAGCTGCTGGAAGAAAATCGCAATCTGACCCAAGAGATTAAACTTCAAAATGCGGAGCTCAGCAAACTCAACCAGCGATTAGAAGATCTGGTTGGTAAAAGCACTCAGTCTTTACATTTTTCTCAGGAAGTTCTGGCAAATATTCCCATCCCCGTGATTGGAATTAGCGCAGAGGGCATCATTGTCCTGGTGAATGAAGCCGTCGATCAAATGTTTCCAGAACTGCGCGACATTCATCTTGGCTCTGATATCAAAGATGCCTTCTCGAATGAGATCTACGTAACAGTTTCCGATTGCTTGTCTGGTACCAAACCAGCTGAGACAGATTCGCTGGACGTCTTTGGGAAACAGGTGCTCGCACATTGTAAAAGATTAACAAACGGAGAAGAACTACGCGGATGTGTTCTGGCACTGGAGGAAAAGCCATGA
- a CDS encoding LexA family protein encodes MNQYLTDQQQQILDYITHEIDNTGLAPTLHQIVYVLEIRSTNLVMNQLKVLEQKGWIMFDPFQSRGIRLTENIPSYRLTIYGSVEEGRIAFDRAV; translated from the coding sequence ATGAACCAGTATTTGACTGACCAGCAACAGCAAATTCTCGACTATATTACACATGAAATTGACAACACAGGACTCGCGCCTACTTTGCATCAGATCGTTTATGTACTTGAAATCCGATCGACTAACCTGGTTATGAATCAATTGAAAGTGCTTGAACAAAAAGGCTGGATAATGTTTGACCCGTTTCAATCGCGTGGCATCAGACTGACAGAAAATATCCCCAGTTACCGGCTCACGATTTATGGCAGTGTTGAAGAGGGGCGCATTGCTTTTGACAGAGCTGTTTAA
- a CDS encoding hybrid sensor histidine kinase/response regulator produces the protein MTQHVLTQEIDETVTPQFDKLKNYDAVTSLGGTILIIEDSNTQARIIKESLNDLSLHIECVTTGRDALDWLNENKAKLLLLDYELPDMKGIDVVDELGKRGQHFEFLVMTARGSETVAVQMMKRGAVDYLIKDDSFTSLLPTIVERALDKIKSEQILEIAQNALKQAEKRTRLIIDSAADGFVSMWDDGTILDWNKAAERLFGWSYKEAIEKNLIDLMMPEKHRDPFREKLTEFRKTAIPHTQNELIEATALNKAGQEFPIEISVSIASEGEPCVLNAFVRDISNRHMLESQLIQSEKLASLGQLAAGVAHEINNPVGFVKSNVGTLSEYVEIFTRLLNVYGELTEAIRSEDKTQQKVLLDKIQSIHEEEDLSDIQDDVVELLTESSDGLVRVTEIVQNLKSFARLDEASVKEANINEGIKATLKVVWNELKYKSEIHTELGEIPDIRCSPGQLNQVFMNLLVNAAQAIPERGTITIKTEANASEIIIRISDTGTGIPEDQLSQIFTPFYTTKPVGQGTGLGLSIIYGIIQKHNGNIAVESEVGVGTTFIIRLPLEGMSA, from the coding sequence ATGACTCAACACGTCTTAACACAAGAAATTGACGAAACAGTTACACCACAATTCGACAAGCTCAAAAACTATGACGCTGTGACGAGTCTTGGTGGTACGATTCTCATTATCGAAGACAGCAATACGCAGGCACGTATTATCAAAGAGTCCCTTAACGACTTGTCGCTGCATATCGAATGCGTCACGACCGGCCGTGACGCTTTAGATTGGCTTAACGAGAACAAGGCGAAGCTGCTGCTACTTGACTATGAACTGCCTGATATGAAGGGCATCGATGTTGTCGATGAACTGGGCAAACGAGGACAGCATTTTGAATTTCTAGTGATGACCGCCCGAGGCAGTGAAACTGTCGCCGTTCAAATGATGAAACGTGGTGCCGTCGATTACCTCATCAAAGACGATTCTTTTACCAGTCTGCTTCCCACGATTGTTGAACGCGCATTAGATAAAATCAAATCTGAGCAAATTTTAGAAATCGCTCAAAATGCTCTGAAGCAGGCGGAAAAACGGACACGTCTGATCATCGATTCCGCAGCCGATGGTTTTGTCTCCATGTGGGATGATGGAACGATTCTGGATTGGAATAAAGCCGCGGAACGACTCTTTGGCTGGAGCTATAAAGAAGCCATCGAAAAAAACCTCATTGATCTCATGATGCCTGAGAAGCACCGTGACCCTTTCAGAGAAAAATTAACAGAGTTTCGCAAAACTGCGATTCCACACACTCAGAATGAATTGATTGAAGCAACCGCTCTCAATAAAGCAGGACAGGAGTTTCCAATTGAAATTTCTGTTTCGATTGCTTCTGAGGGAGAGCCCTGCGTGTTGAATGCATTTGTACGAGATATTTCTAATCGTCACATGCTGGAATCCCAGTTAATCCAGTCCGAGAAGCTGGCATCTTTAGGTCAGCTGGCGGCTGGTGTGGCACACGAAATTAACAACCCCGTCGGATTTGTTAAAAGTAATGTCGGTACATTAAGTGAATATGTAGAAATATTCACACGACTGTTAAACGTCTATGGAGAATTAACAGAAGCAATACGCTCTGAAGACAAAACACAACAAAAAGTGCTGTTAGATAAAATTCAATCGATCCATGAGGAAGAAGACCTTTCAGATATCCAGGATGATGTTGTTGAACTTCTGACCGAGTCCTCAGACGGATTGGTCCGCGTCACCGAAATCGTACAAAACCTGAAAAGCTTTGCGCGACTCGACGAGGCGAGCGTCAAAGAGGCAAACATCAATGAGGGTATCAAAGCCACACTCAAAGTCGTCTGGAATGAACTGAAATATAAAAGCGAGATCCACACTGAATTAGGCGAGATCCCTGACATACGTTGTTCTCCTGGCCAATTAAATCAGGTATTTATGAATCTATTGGTAAACGCAGCACAAGCGATTCCCGAGCGCGGCACGATCACGATCAAAACGGAAGCAAACGCGTCAGAAATCATCATTCGCATTTCTGATACAGGCACTGGGATTCCTGAAGATCAGCTTTCACAGATTTTCACCCCTTTTTACACAACCAAACCCGTTGGTCAGGGTACAGGGCTAGGCCTGTCAATTATTTATGGAATCATCCAGAAGCATAATGGAAACATTGCTGTTGAAAGTGAAGTCGGAGTAGGAACGACCTTTATTATTCGGTTGCCACTGGAAGGGATGAGTGCATGA
- a CDS encoding HDOD domain-containing protein, with the protein MNEKKLDEIFKIVRKVPPLPEVAQELSRLAGDPKATAQDMANVAETDSGLAAQILRVVNSSFFGFSRQINTIPQAIVVLGTHGVRNIALGLAVTALRPNLSKDAPLFKVDDFWRHSLSVAIGARQLAKDLAICDPEEAFLAGLLHDIGKLLLIEAYSDQYVALITTAHSHQLALHTLENAKLGLNHGDVGFALCERWKIPQSVAHTVQNHHFRNSDLSISSEPDQLLFLVNAANNLAKVSGIGFSGNTCATPFGQHFSFTGGSLSGAVQKTLQTLPTEVAHTERLFNITSQQHYPTVSNPPENCVGIVIQDPHLSQTISLLLLSQGIETITVNEQIPSGASMIAVLTDEDTAPETLPDEWSDNMIAYHHAGIVNHDLTHDDSQLEIDIEQLRIWLNDHLTNLAMQETV; encoded by the coding sequence ATGAACGAAAAGAAACTCGATGAAATTTTCAAAATCGTGCGTAAGGTCCCCCCCCTGCCGGAAGTCGCTCAGGAGTTGAGTCGACTGGCCGGAGATCCAAAGGCGACTGCACAGGACATGGCGAATGTTGCCGAGACGGATTCAGGGCTCGCTGCTCAAATTTTACGAGTTGTAAACTCTTCGTTTTTCGGTTTTTCCAGACAAATCAACACAATCCCTCAGGCAATTGTTGTCCTGGGCACGCACGGAGTTCGCAATATTGCACTGGGATTAGCGGTAACAGCCCTGAGGCCGAATTTAAGTAAGGATGCCCCCCTATTTAAAGTCGATGACTTTTGGCGGCATTCTCTGTCAGTCGCAATCGGAGCAAGACAGCTCGCCAAAGACCTTGCTATTTGTGACCCGGAAGAAGCCTTTCTGGCAGGCCTCCTGCATGACATTGGAAAACTACTCTTAATTGAAGCCTATTCAGATCAGTACGTCGCGTTAATCACAACAGCTCATTCTCATCAACTGGCACTGCACACCCTGGAAAATGCAAAACTGGGGTTAAATCATGGAGATGTTGGTTTTGCGTTGTGCGAACGCTGGAAAATCCCTCAGTCTGTAGCTCATACCGTACAAAATCATCACTTCAGAAACAGTGATTTGTCTATTTCATCAGAACCAGATCAATTACTGTTCCTTGTCAATGCAGCAAATAATCTGGCGAAAGTATCAGGTATTGGATTCAGCGGAAATACATGTGCCACTCCATTTGGACAGCACTTTTCCTTTACGGGTGGATCGCTTTCTGGAGCAGTGCAAAAGACCCTACAGACTCTTCCGACTGAAGTAGCGCATACCGAGCGTCTGTTTAACATTACTTCTCAGCAACACTATCCAACTGTTTCAAATCCACCAGAAAACTGTGTGGGAATCGTGATTCAGGACCCACACCTCTCTCAAACCATCAGCTTGTTGTTACTGAGCCAGGGTATTGAAACCATCACAGTGAATGAGCAGATACCTTCCGGAGCATCGATGATCGCGGTCCTGACTGATGAAGACACCGCTCCTGAAACTTTACCGGATGAATGGTCTGATAACATGATCGCTTATCATCATGCTGGCATTGTCAATCATGATTTAACTCATGATGACAGCCAACTGGAAATCGATATCGAACAACTTCGTATCTGGCTCAATGACCATCTGACGAATTTAGCAATGCAGGAGACAGTATGA
- a CDS encoding pentapeptide repeat-containing protein codes for MSNPEHVKIVRQGTEALTQWQSENPDVLLDLSGANLGGAELGEANLHEANLSEANLFHTNLKKANLSKADLSKANLFHADLSESNLRYANLNEANLHDANLSQANLLSADLSKASMFNADFNDANCINVNLKQANLKMAIFKMAILRDANLSQANMSKADLSWCDLSGADLSKADLNTADLSNADLSWCKMSGSKLNETDLTGAILNAADLSLALLQGTNLESTELTNVIVDSRTYFSGCKYNKKSDATGTALRTARFNPITDLSYLEWNMRRHMWETKYQEMPTMKKWAVQAFWWSSDYGNSTQRILACIVGFALLFAMIYSSSIVLDDYIITSELPFVELPDKLVSASIFMRIYSCLYFSCVTMTTLGFGDIHANPLSVTGQALVMLEVLIGYILLGSLITRLSVSFTSVE; via the coding sequence ATGTCAAATCCTGAGCATGTGAAAATTGTCAGGCAGGGAACAGAAGCATTAACGCAGTGGCAATCTGAGAATCCAGACGTCTTACTAGATTTGAGTGGTGCTAATTTAGGTGGGGCAGAGCTGGGTGAAGCGAATTTACACGAGGCAAATTTAAGTGAAGCCAATTTATTTCATACAAATTTGAAAAAAGCAAATCTCAGTAAAGCTGATTTAAGTAAAGCCAATTTATTTCATGCTGATCTCAGTGAATCTAATTTACGATATGCAAATCTGAATGAAGCTAACTTACATGATGCGAATTTGAGTCAAGCTAATCTGCTCAGTGCCGACTTAAGTAAAGCCAGCATGTTCAACGCAGACTTTAATGATGCCAATTGTATTAATGTCAATTTGAAACAAGCGAATCTCAAAATGGCGATTTTTAAAATGGCGATTTTGAGAGATGCGAATCTGAGTCAGGCAAACATGAGCAAAGCCGACTTGAGTTGGTGTGATTTAAGTGGCGCTGATTTGAGCAAGGCTGATTTAAATACTGCAGATTTGAGTAATGCCGACTTGAGTTGGTGCAAGATGAGTGGTTCAAAATTAAATGAAACTGATTTGACTGGGGCAATCTTAAATGCGGCTGACCTTTCTTTGGCGCTTCTGCAAGGAACGAATTTAGAATCTACTGAACTAACGAATGTGATTGTCGATTCCAGAACCTATTTTAGTGGGTGTAAATATAACAAAAAGTCTGACGCAACTGGAACTGCTCTACGAACCGCGCGATTTAATCCGATTACAGATTTGAGTTACCTGGAGTGGAACATGCGTCGTCATATGTGGGAAACCAAATATCAGGAAATGCCAACAATGAAGAAATGGGCGGTGCAGGCTTTCTGGTGGTCTTCAGATTATGGTAATTCGACTCAACGGATTCTGGCTTGCATTGTTGGTTTCGCTCTACTATTTGCGATGATTTATAGTAGTTCGATTGTGCTGGATGACTACATTATTACAAGCGAACTCCCGTTTGTGGAGCTACCAGACAAACTGGTTAGTGCGAGCATCTTTATGCGAATTTACTCATGCTTGTACTTTTCCTGTGTCACAATGACCACACTGGGCTTTGGTGATATTCATGCGAATCCGCTAAGTGTAACAGGACAAGCACTCGTGATGTTAGAAGTGCTAATCGGTTATATCCTACTTGGTTCGTTGATCACTAGATTGAGTGTCAGCTTTACCTCAGTAGAATAA
- a CDS encoding HD domain-containing phosphohydrolase: MMNPKILFIDDEPHILKAFARLFRKDSFDIITTSSPTEVCELVQNDEFALIVSDQRMPELEGTKLLEQVRELSPDTIRIILTGYADKEAAIEAINQGSVYRFLTKPWNDLELRNEIKRAIDEYSLRQENKRLQELTLSQNEELRDLNQNLETKVRERTEKVTLLNQQLKQGFIGSIRAMAQLGEMHSSDLGEHAKRVTVTTGQIGKQLGLSMDDLFQINSAALLHDLGKIELPENLLAKPYNKLIPVEQRQVQNHVILGEKIAQMVPSLEKAAVLIRHHHEHFDGSGYPDGLKGEEIPLGSRVIFVADYYDHLANNKSGAQPKSPEAILKSMKEHSGTWFDPQVLSALHKYLLPEEHESALLDYLNKQSVNDTPEVKQTHKKETVESIHTQHSELESVTEAEMDVTVEQDLRLRPYELKLGMTLSRDLFSNNGGLLLPRGTVLGQRHLESLRSLSLANPISDRIFVNSQPVEEKKNTLSKETPQKTPLQV, translated from the coding sequence ATGATGAATCCCAAAATTTTATTCATCGACGACGAACCCCACATTTTGAAAGCATTTGCAAGATTGTTCCGAAAAGACAGTTTTGACATCATTACAACCAGCTCTCCGACAGAAGTTTGCGAACTTGTACAAAACGATGAATTTGCGCTGATCGTATCGGATCAGCGCATGCCAGAATTAGAAGGTACAAAGTTGTTAGAACAGGTCAGAGAACTCTCCCCTGATACCATTCGTATCATTCTGACGGGATATGCTGACAAAGAGGCTGCGATTGAAGCAATTAATCAAGGTTCCGTCTATCGGTTTTTAACCAAACCCTGGAATGATCTTGAATTACGCAATGAAATCAAGCGTGCTATTGATGAGTACAGTTTAAGGCAAGAAAACAAACGTCTGCAGGAATTGACCCTTTCGCAAAATGAAGAACTTCGCGATTTAAATCAAAACCTGGAAACAAAAGTCAGGGAACGTACTGAAAAAGTGACTCTCCTTAACCAACAGTTGAAGCAGGGGTTTATTGGTTCGATCCGGGCAATGGCCCAACTTGGTGAAATGCATAGTTCTGACCTGGGAGAACACGCCAAACGGGTCACTGTGACAACAGGACAGATCGGTAAACAACTCGGACTTTCTATGGATGATTTATTTCAAATCAACTCAGCCGCCTTACTGCACGACCTTGGTAAAATTGAATTACCAGAGAATTTATTGGCCAAACCATATAACAAGCTGATTCCCGTTGAGCAAAGACAGGTGCAAAACCATGTCATTCTCGGTGAAAAGATTGCCCAAATGGTGCCCAGTCTCGAAAAAGCAGCAGTCTTAATTCGCCATCATCATGAACACTTCGATGGAAGTGGGTATCCAGATGGATTGAAAGGCGAAGAAATTCCTCTGGGATCAAGAGTCATATTCGTTGCTGACTATTATGATCATCTCGCCAATAATAAATCGGGGGCACAACCAAAGTCACCTGAAGCAATTCTGAAATCAATGAAAGAACATTCCGGGACATGGTTTGACCCTCAAGTTCTCTCTGCACTTCACAAATACCTGTTGCCAGAGGAACATGAAAGTGCTCTCTTAGATTATCTTAACAAACAATCTGTGAACGATACCCCCGAGGTCAAACAGACACATAAGAAAGAAACCGTTGAATCGATTCATACTCAACACTCCGAGCTTGAATCTGTAACAGAAGCGGAAATGGATGTCACCGTTGAACAGGATCTTCGTCTGCGACCCTACGAGCTCAAACTGGGAATGACACTCTCACGTGATCTGTTTTCAAATAATGGCGGCCTCTTACTCCCCCGAGGTACAGTACTTGGCCAACGACATCTTGAAAGCCTCAGATCCCTGTCACTGGCAAACCCCATTAGTGATCGTATTTTTGTTAATTCCCAACCAGTAGAAGAAAAAAAGAACACTCTCTCTAAAGAAACTCCCCAGAAGACTCCTCTCCAGGTTTAA